In Mytilus galloprovincialis chromosome 1, xbMytGall1.hap1.1, whole genome shotgun sequence, the following are encoded in one genomic region:
- the LOC143057173 gene encoding uncharacterized protein LOC143057173 isoform X2 — protein MQIYLLVILSCVFVIGNAVYTCTNGQKQCHLSSWLQWSNCTSSCGGGTSRRFKSLCCNTNYTSIRKCATDCNITTKDFIEEKVCGQTCVNGVFRQTKCQCPQRFTGKCCESEITTLPGIHNGFTTPHHSSTITAKIHNGFTTPHHSSTITAKSCKQGCKFGDCNAGKCSCMTLFKGSTCNKRMVKKLKRTRQKPG, from the exons atgcaaatatatttacTAGTAATTTTAAGTTGTGTTTTTGTTATCGGCAATGCTGTATACACATGCACCAATGGACAAAAACAGTGTCATTTGAGCTCGTGGTTACAATGGTCAAACTGTACCTCATCATGTGGTGGTGGTACTTCTAGGAGATTTAAATCACTGTGCTGTAATACAAATTATACTTCCATTAGAAAATGTGCGACAGACTGTAATATTACAACAAAAGATTTCATTGAAGAAAAAGTATGTGGACAAACGTGCGTGAATGGTGTGTTTAGACAGACCAAGTGTCAGTGTCCACAGAGATTTACTGGAAAATGTTGTGAATCTG AAATAACAACATTACCTGGGATACATAATGGATTCACCACGCCACACCACAGCAGTACGATTACAGCAA AAATACATAATGGATTTACCACGCCACACCACAGCAGTACGATAACAGCAA AATCATGTAAACAAGGTTGTAAGTTTGGTGACTGCAATGCTGGTAAATGTTCATGTATGACATTGTTCAAGGGAAGCACTTGCAATAAAC GTATGGTAAAAAAGTTGAAGCGGACCAGACAGAAACCAGGGTGA
- the LOC143057173 gene encoding uncharacterized protein LOC143057173 isoform X1: MQIYLLVILSCVFVIGNAVYTCTNGQKQCHLSSWLQWSNCTSSCGGGTSRRFKSLCCNTNYTSIRKCATDCNITTKDFIEEKVCGQTCVNGVFRQTKCQCPQRFTGKCCESEITTLPGIHNGFTTPHHSSTITAKIHNGFTTPHHSSTITAKSCKQGCKFGDCNAGKCSCMTLFKGSTCNKPKPWFIVAAAVLGTIAFMMTVCCFGRFCCGYGKKVEADQTETRVNKLI; this comes from the exons atgcaaatatatttacTAGTAATTTTAAGTTGTGTTTTTGTTATCGGCAATGCTGTATACACATGCACCAATGGACAAAAACAGTGTCATTTGAGCTCGTGGTTACAATGGTCAAACTGTACCTCATCATGTGGTGGTGGTACTTCTAGGAGATTTAAATCACTGTGCTGTAATACAAATTATACTTCCATTAGAAAATGTGCGACAGACTGTAATATTACAACAAAAGATTTCATTGAAGAAAAAGTATGTGGACAAACGTGCGTGAATGGTGTGTTTAGACAGACCAAGTGTCAGTGTCCACAGAGATTTACTGGAAAATGTTGTGAATCTG AAATAACAACATTACCTGGGATACATAATGGATTCACCACGCCACACCACAGCAGTACGATTACAGCAA AAATACATAATGGATTTACCACGCCACACCACAGCAGTACGATAACAGCAA AATCATGTAAACAAGGTTGTAAGTTTGGTGACTGCAATGCTGGTAAATGTTCATGTATGACATTGTTCAAGGGAAGCACTTGCAATAAAC CTAAACCGTGGTTCATAGTAGCAGCGGCCGTGCTTGGGACAATTGCTTTCATGATGACCGTTTGCTGTTTTGGCCGTTTTTGTTGCGG GTATGGTAAAAAAGTTGAAGCGGACCAGACAGAAACCAGGGTGAATAAACTAATATAG